The following are encoded together in the Peromyscus leucopus breed LL Stock chromosome 1, UCI_PerLeu_2.1, whole genome shotgun sequence genome:
- the LOC114685044 gene encoding ubiquitin carboxyl-terminal hydrolase 29-like, with the protein MNSILQSVFGIPTFAKDLLTQGIPWEKVSYDDLIKPLSQLLVLKDIRDIEVKGELLINVKKSISTVADTFLGDEQNDAHEFLKCHPQKFVCPVSANFEIELQSSIVCEACGEATLNTEVSNYLSVDLHQGTREQPLSIQKSLDLFFTPEKIERNCAKCKNKNSVLKYTLKRLPRVLIVHLKRYHLTANGLLVKSQQPVEISKYLNVSSHFNENIKEPLSLTSKTSYEDCDVPNVPEEMMPEILGQPIPSRSVKNYEKINVYGTADRHTTTEMFNYFYDLKEQMILEGSQEMAEQLLQNPGTRFHKEFLPQGSPESVRDFAEDTEKDMHTSLDLRDDIDDEYSLGAWWNPESSNFLGSNYLLDVIDEAESMVFGDDPQNYRLVSVVSHFGSSQDSGHYVSDVYDFQKQAWLLYSDVQVFEIPEALIQENRLHTGYIFFYMRNELFEWLLKKASECKLLNTPKEQQKNMDLFSTLLNGFTYFLEES; encoded by the exons ATGAATTCCATTTTACAATCTGTCTTTGGGATTCCAACGTTTGCAAAGGACTTGCTCACACAAGGTATTCCATGGGAGAAAGTTTCCTATGATGATCTTATCAAGCCCTTAAGTCAACTGCTTGTCTTGAAAGACATCCGAGATATAGAGGTCAAGGGAGAGTTACTCATTAATGTCAAGAAATCCATCTCCACAGTTGCAGACACATTCTTGGGTGATGAACAGAATGATGCCCATGAATTTCTAA AATGCCATCCCCAAAAGTTTGTTTGTCCTGTCAGTGCTAATTTTGAAATAGAGCTGCAGAGCTCTATTGTTTGTGAGGCCTGTGGTGAGGCTACTCTCAACACTGAAGTGAGTAATTACCTCTCTGTTGACCTGCACCAAGGCACAAGAGAACAGCCTCTATCAATTCAAAAGTCACTTGATCTTTTCTTTACACCAGAAAAAATTGAGCGTAATTGTGCGAAGTGCAAGAACAAGAATTCAGTTCTCAAGTACACTTTGAAGAGGCTCCCCAGGGTCCTCATTGTTCATCTGAAACGCTACCACTTGACCGCAAATGGGTTGTTGGTGAAGAGTCAGCAGCCAGTTGAGATTTCTAAGTATCTAAAtgtatcttcccacttcaatgaaaacataaaagaacCACTTTCCTTGACCAGCAAGACATCTTATGAGGACTGTGATGTCCCCAATGTCCCTGAAGAGATGATGCCTGAGATCCTCGGCCAGCCAATACCATCTAGGAGTGTGAAGAACTATGAGAAAATTAATGTATATGGAACAGCAGATCGTCACACTACCACTGAGATgttcaattatttttatgatcTTAAAGAGCAAATGATTCTGGAAGGATCTCAAGAAATGGCTGAACAGCTCCTCCAGAATCCTGGGACTAGATTCCACAAGGAATTCCTTCCTCAGGGATCACCTGAAAGTGTTAGGGATTttgcagaagacacagagaaggatATGCATACATCTTTAGATTTGAGAGATGACATAGATGATGAATACTCTCTTGGTGCATGGTGGAATCCTGAAAGCAGCAATTTTCTGGGAAGCAACTACCTATTGGATGTTATTGATGAGGCAGAAAGTATGGTATTTGGAGATGATCCTCAGAATTACAGACTGGTCAGTGTTGTCAGCCATTTTGGGAGCTCCCAAGATTCAGGTCATTATGTAAGCGATGTGTATGATTTTCAAAAGCAAGCATGGCTCCTGTACAGTGATGTCCAAGTGTTCGAGATCCCAGAGGCCTTGATTCAGGAGAATCGGCTTCACactggatacatttttttttacatgcgaAATGAGCTTTTTGAGTGGCTGTTGAAAAAGGCATCAGAGTGCAAGTTGCTTAACACACCTAAAGAGCAACAGAAGAATATGGATCTTTTCTCAACACTGCTTAATGGCTTTACATACTTCCTGGAAGAATCCTAA